In Cloacibacterium caeni, a single window of DNA contains:
- the paaA gene encoding 1,2-phenylacetyl-CoA epoxidase subunit PaaA, with amino-acid sequence MDTEKFLQYVQAENKVEPKDMMPEDYRKLLVRQISQHAHSEVVGMLPEANWITRAPSLRRKMALLAKIQDEAGHGLYLYAATETLNNGEIAADRDSTYNDMLSGKAKYSSIFNYPALSWADIGAIGWLVDGAAIMNQVMLMGNSYGPYSRAMLRICKEESFHQRQGYEILMTLCRGTKEQKQLAQDALDRFWWPALMMFGPNDDASPNSQKSMNYRVKRESNDSLRQRFVDVTVPQAEFLGLKVPDKNLKWNEETGHYDFGDLPWDEFIEVLKGNGPCNKKRLETKRKAQAENAWVKEAAIAYAAKQENLKMS; translated from the coding sequence ATGGATACAGAAAAATTTTTACAATACGTTCAAGCCGAAAATAAGGTAGAACCCAAAGATATGATGCCAGAAGATTACAGAAAACTTCTGGTAAGACAGATTTCTCAACATGCTCATTCTGAAGTAGTGGGAATGTTGCCAGAAGCCAATTGGATTACCAGAGCGCCAAGTTTGAGAAGAAAAATGGCACTTTTGGCAAAAATTCAGGACGAGGCAGGTCACGGTTTGTATTTATATGCCGCTACAGAAACGCTGAACAACGGAGAAATAGCTGCAGATAGAGATTCTACCTATAATGATATGCTTTCTGGAAAAGCCAAATATTCTAGTATTTTTAATTATCCAGCGTTAAGTTGGGCAGATATTGGAGCGATTGGTTGGTTAGTAGATGGTGCTGCCATTATGAATCAAGTAATGTTGATGGGAAATTCTTACGGCCCTTATTCCAGAGCGATGCTCAGAATTTGTAAAGAAGAATCTTTTCACCAAAGACAAGGCTACGAAATCCTGATGACGCTTTGCCGTGGAACCAAAGAACAGAAACAATTGGCTCAAGATGCTTTAGACAGATTTTGGTGGCCAGCTTTGATGATGTTTGGTCCGAATGATGACGCTTCTCCTAATTCTCAAAAATCTATGAATTATCGAGTGAAAAGAGAAAGTAACGATTCACTCCGCCAAAGATTTGTAGATGTTACCGTTCCTCAAGCAGAATTTTTAGGGCTGAAAGTTCCTGATAAAAATTTAAAATGGAACGAAGAAACGGGGCATTATGATTTTGGCGATTTACCTTGGGACGAATTTATTGAAGTGCTAAAAGGAAACGGACCGTGTAATAAAAAACGCCTCGAAACCAAAAGAAAAGCACAAGCAGAAAACGCTTGGGTAAAAGAAGCAGCAATTGCGTATGCTGCAAAACAGGAAAATTTGAAAATGAGTTAA
- a CDS encoding IS4 family transposase, whose translation MDSKLTLFSQIISKIDRGIFKKIVIEKKTDYRNKGFDSWNHLVSMLFCHFAKSTSVRDISNGLRSATGNLNHLGIKTAPSKSSISYQNGKRDADLFKDVYFKLLEQLGQHTKERRIKLKIKVPVYLLDSTLISLCLSLFDWATYRTKKGAVKMHTLLEYDGKLPVYVNITKGSVADNKGAENIPLEKGAVIVADRFYNDFPMLSIWDSKGVFFVIRHKENLKFETLQERELPPKGAQSILKDEEIVLSNPLSKEKYPKKLRRVAIWDNENKQTIEMISNNFSWAASTIAELYKQRWQIEIFFRDIKQLLHIKTFIGTSENAVKIQIWTALITILILKYLKSIAKYNWQLSNLVAFIRLNIFVKINLQFWLDKPFEQPPETPKNYYQGVLF comes from the coding sequence ATGGACTCAAAATTAACATTATTTTCTCAGATTATTTCAAAAATAGACCGAGGGATTTTCAAAAAAATAGTAATTGAGAAGAAAACCGATTACCGAAATAAAGGATTTGATAGTTGGAACCACTTAGTTTCTATGCTTTTCTGTCATTTTGCCAAAAGCACTTCGGTTCGGGACATTTCCAACGGACTTCGCAGTGCCACAGGAAACCTGAATCATTTAGGGATAAAAACAGCACCTTCCAAATCTTCTATTAGCTACCAGAATGGAAAACGAGATGCAGATTTGTTTAAAGACGTGTATTTCAAACTATTAGAACAATTAGGACAGCACACGAAAGAAAGACGGATAAAACTCAAAATAAAAGTTCCTGTCTATTTATTAGATTCTACCCTTATTTCTCTATGCCTGTCTTTGTTCGATTGGGCAACATATCGAACTAAAAAAGGAGCCGTGAAAATGCATACCTTACTTGAATATGACGGGAAACTTCCTGTTTATGTGAATATTACCAAAGGAAGTGTTGCTGATAACAAGGGAGCGGAAAACATTCCTTTGGAAAAGGGAGCAGTCATTGTTGCAGACCGATTCTATAACGATTTTCCAATGCTCTCTATTTGGGACAGCAAAGGTGTTTTCTTCGTAATAAGACATAAAGAAAATCTGAAATTTGAAACTTTACAGGAACGAGAACTTCCACCAAAAGGAGCTCAAAGCATCCTAAAAGACGAAGAAATAGTACTCTCAAATCCTTTATCCAAAGAAAAATATCCAAAAAAATTAAGAAGAGTGGCTATTTGGGATAATGAAAACAAGCAAACCATTGAAATGATTTCCAATAATTTCTCTTGGGCTGCTTCTACCATAGCAGAATTATACAAGCAAAGATGGCAAATTGAGATCTTTTTTAGAGATATCAAGCAGTTGCTTCACATCAAAACCTTCATTGGAACTTCTGAAAATGCAGTGAAAATCCAAATTTGGACGGCACTTATCACTATTCTCATTCTGAAATACCTGAAATCCATCGCTAAATATAATTGGCAATTATCAAATCTGGTAGCTTTTATCCGATTGAATATTTTTGTTAAAATTAATCTTCAATTTTGGCTCGACAAACCATTTGAGCAACCGCCTGAAACCCCCAAAAACTATTATCAAGGGGTTCTTTTTTGA
- the paaB gene encoding 1,2-phenylacetyl-CoA epoxidase subunit PaaB: MSNLDMWEVFIQTKPGLSHKHAGTVQAPTAELALQNARDVYTRRGEGTSIWVVPSKYVVTSEGIDKEAFFDPADDKLYRHPTFYQIPNDVKNM; the protein is encoded by the coding sequence ATGAGCAATTTAGATATGTGGGAAGTTTTTATCCAAACCAAACCTGGACTTTCTCATAAACACGCAGGAACGGTTCAAGCGCCAACTGCAGAACTGGCACTTCAAAATGCTAGAGACGTTTATACAAGACGCGGAGAAGGAACTTCTATTTGGGTAGTTCCCAGCAAATATGTGGTAACAAGTGAAGGAATAGACAAAGAAGCATTCTTTGATCCTGCAGATGATAAACTCTATCGTCATCCTACTTTTTACCAAATTCCTAATGATGTGAAAAACATGTAA
- the paaC gene encoding 1,2-phenylacetyl-CoA epoxidase subunit PaaC, with protein MKNYILKLADDSLIMGQRLAEWCGKGPYLEEDIAVINIALDQLGQANNFYNLAANLFNDGRTADDFAMLRVEKEYLNAQLVELPNGDYANTIMKAYFFAVYQNLLYENLSNSADEELRAIAQKSLKEVKYHYTHTETWMRIFAQGTDESRKRIEAALENLWEYTGGLFDEVEEEENLVALSLIPASKQLHEEWKAKIAEDFAKFGLEVPTSEFMQKGSRKGIHTEYFGYILCELQYMQRTYPNCVW; from the coding sequence ATGAAGAATTATATCCTAAAACTCGCAGATGATTCCCTAATTATGGGGCAAAGATTGGCAGAATGGTGCGGAAAAGGTCCGTACTTGGAAGAAGATATTGCGGTCATTAACATCGCTCTTGATCAATTGGGTCAAGCCAATAATTTCTACAATTTAGCGGCAAATTTATTTAATGACGGCAGAACTGCAGATGATTTTGCCATGCTTCGTGTCGAAAAAGAATACCTCAATGCTCAATTGGTAGAATTACCAAACGGAGATTATGCCAATACCATTATGAAGGCTTATTTCTTTGCGGTTTACCAAAATTTATTGTACGAAAATTTAAGCAATTCTGCAGATGAAGAACTGAGAGCCATTGCTCAAAAATCTCTGAAAGAAGTAAAATATCACTATACTCATACCGAAACTTGGATGCGTATTTTTGCTCAAGGAACAGATGAAAGCCGAAAAAGAATAGAAGCGGCTCTCGAAAATCTTTGGGAATACACAGGCGGACTTTTTGATGAAGTAGAAGAAGAGGAAAATTTGGTGGCACTGAGTTTAATTCCTGCTTCAAAACAACTTCATGAAGAATGGAAAGCTAAAATCGCAGAAGATTTTGCCAAATTTGGTTTAGAAGTTCCAACTTCAGAATTTATGCAAAAAGGAAGCAGAAAAGGAATTCATACCGAATATTTTGGATATATTTTGTGTGAATTACAGTATATGCAAAGAACCTATCCAAATTGTGTTTGGTAG
- the paaD gene encoding 1,2-phenylacetyl-CoA epoxidase subunit PaaD, producing the protein MQDLLEILTQIPDPEIPVINIVELGIVRDAKMISETEAEIIITPTYSACPAMFNIEEDIIKLFKEKGISAKVVTKMFPIWTTDWMTDEAREKLRAYGIVPPEKGADENHLHIPKKCPRCGSENTTQISRFGSTLCKASYQCQDCLEPFDYFKCH; encoded by the coding sequence ATGCAAGATTTATTAGAAATACTCACTCAGATTCCAGACCCCGAAATTCCAGTGATTAACATTGTGGAACTCGGGATTGTTCGTGATGCAAAAATGATTTCTGAAACAGAAGCAGAAATCATCATTACGCCTACTTATTCTGCGTGTCCTGCTATGTTTAATATCGAAGAAGATATTATCAAATTATTTAAAGAGAAAGGAATTTCTGCAAAAGTAGTTACCAAAATGTTTCCGATTTGGACTACCGATTGGATGACTGATGAAGCCAGAGAAAAACTGAGAGCTTACGGAATTGTTCCACCAGAAAAAGGCGCAGACGAAAATCATCTTCACATTCCCAAAAAATGTCCGAGATGTGGCAGTGAAAACACTACGCAAATCAGCAGATTTGGTTCCACACTTTGCAAAGCCAGTTATCAGTGCCAAGATTGTTTAGAACCTTTTGATTATTTTAAATGTCATTAA
- a CDS encoding enoyl-CoA hydratase/isomerase family protein codes for MYTQIEIETHFEGKLKIAYLNQPETYNSLNKVLLQELKNFIVECNEDENVRCVALSGRGKAFCSGQNLKEALSLGNVEEERVIQKMVVDYYNPLVEEIAHCRKPVVSLVNGPAVGAGAMLALICDICLATENSYFSQAFVNIGLIPDTGGTYWLPKLLGRQQANYLAFTGKKLSANDALKLGLIADVFGDAEFSSKSMEVLETLSHLPTKAIALTKKAFNHSYENDLKEQLELEGIYQQDAAETQDFKEGVTAFLEKRKPNYTGK; via the coding sequence ATGTACACTCAGATAGAAATAGAAACCCATTTCGAGGGTAAGTTGAAAATCGCATATCTCAATCAGCCCGAAACCTACAATTCACTCAATAAAGTTTTACTCCAAGAGTTGAAAAACTTTATTGTAGAATGCAATGAAGATGAAAATGTGCGTTGTGTAGCACTTTCTGGGAGAGGAAAAGCTTTTTGTTCGGGGCAAAATTTGAAGGAAGCACTTTCACTCGGAAATGTAGAGGAAGAAAGAGTGATTCAGAAAATGGTGGTAGACTATTACAATCCTTTGGTTGAAGAAATTGCACATTGCAGAAAACCAGTCGTTTCTTTGGTGAATGGTCCTGCAGTTGGAGCTGGAGCAATGTTAGCGCTGATTTGTGATATTTGTTTGGCTACAGAAAATTCCTATTTTTCTCAAGCTTTTGTAAATATTGGTTTAATACCAGATACAGGCGGAACGTATTGGTTGCCTAAATTATTAGGACGTCAACAAGCGAATTATCTTGCTTTTACAGGAAAAAAACTCTCGGCAAATGATGCTTTGAAACTGGGTTTAATTGCGGATGTTTTCGGTGATGCAGAATTTTCTTCAAAATCTATGGAAGTGCTGGAAACGCTTTCTCATTTACCTACAAAAGCGATTGCATTAACCAAAAAAGCATTCAATCATTCTTATGAAAACGATTTAAAAGAGCAATTGGAGTTAGAAGGAATTTATCAACAAGACGCAGCAGAAACCCAAGATTTCAAAGAAGGAGTTACTGCATTTTTAGAAAAAAGAAAACCGAATTATACAGGAAAATAA
- a CDS encoding 3-hydroxyacyl-CoA dehydrogenase NAD-binding domain-containing protein, producing the protein MKKVGIIGSGTMGIGIAQVAATAHCEVFLYDANFSQTEKSLKNLKITLNKLAEKGKISTEKSLEIFNQIKPCQEIKELKDCDLVIEAIIENKEIKQKVFAELETYVSEKCVLGSNTSSISITSLQSELKNPERFIGIHFFNPAPLMPLVEVIPGLLTENNLAQEMLDLMKSWGKSPIIAKDVPGFIVNRIARPFYGEALKIVEENLATPEQVDDAMKSLGNFKMGPFELMDLIGIDVNFSVTKTVYQDYFYDPKYKPSLLQQRMSEAKLLGRKTGKGFYDYSEQNQESRVKNQEIVKDESLYEMIFMRIISMLINEAVEAKRLGIANDEDIETAMQKGVNYPKGLLNWGKEIGYQKISETLQNLYEEYQEERYRQSPLLKKL; encoded by the coding sequence ATGAAGAAAGTAGGAATCATCGGCTCAGGAACTATGGGAATTGGCATTGCGCAAGTAGCAGCTACTGCACATTGCGAGGTTTTTTTATACGATGCCAACTTCTCACAAACCGAAAAATCTCTAAAAAATTTAAAAATCACATTAAATAAATTAGCGGAAAAAGGGAAAATTTCTACTGAAAAATCCTTAGAAATTTTCAATCAAATTAAGCCTTGTCAAGAAATCAAAGAATTGAAAGATTGTGATTTGGTCATAGAAGCCATCATCGAAAATAAAGAAATCAAGCAAAAAGTTTTCGCCGAGTTAGAAACTTATGTTTCGGAAAAATGTGTTTTGGGTTCTAATACTTCGTCTATTTCCATTACTTCGCTTCAGTCAGAACTTAAAAATCCTGAACGTTTTATCGGAATTCATTTTTTCAATCCAGCGCCATTAATGCCTTTGGTTGAAGTGATTCCAGGATTGTTGACTGAAAATAATTTAGCTCAAGAAATGTTGGATTTAATGAAATCTTGGGGCAAATCTCCTATCATCGCTAAAGATGTTCCCGGTTTTATTGTTAACCGAATTGCAAGACCTTTTTATGGTGAAGCTTTGAAAATCGTAGAAGAAAATTTAGCAACTCCAGAACAAGTGGATGACGCGATGAAATCTCTTGGAAATTTTAAAATGGGACCATTTGAATTGATGGATTTAATCGGAATTGATGTTAATTTTTCGGTAACGAAAACGGTTTATCAGGATTATTTCTACGACCCAAAATACAAACCATCACTTCTTCAGCAAAGAATGAGCGAAGCCAAATTACTTGGTAGAAAAACAGGAAAAGGCTTTTATGATTATTCTGAACAGAATCAAGAATCAAGAGTCAAGAATCAAGAAATTGTAAAAGATGAAAGTCTGTATGAAATGATTTTCATGAGAATTATTTCTATGTTGATTAATGAAGCGGTAGAAGCAAAAAGATTAGGAATTGCCAATGATGAAGACATAGAAACTGCGATGCAAAAAGGTGTAAATTATCCGAAAGGATTATTGAATTGGGGAAAAGAAATTGGCTATCAAAAGATTTCAGAAACCTTACAAAATTTATACGAGGAATATCAGGAAGAGCGATACAGACAAAGTCCACTTTTAAAAAAACTATAA
- a CDS encoding PaaI family thioesterase, whose protein sequence is MTPLETAQYMLNQDYFSQWMGISLVEVREHYCLIEMPIKKEMINGLKTVHGGVTFAFADSALAFSSNNMGDAAVALNCMINFTKAVRLGDTLFAESILMADTRKTAVYDITITNQHKVVVASFRGTVYKIDKKVVDL, encoded by the coding sequence ATGACTCCTCTAGAAACCGCACAATATATGCTCAATCAAGACTATTTCTCACAATGGATGGGAATTTCTTTGGTTGAGGTTCGTGAACACTACTGTTTGATTGAAATGCCCATCAAAAAAGAGATGATTAATGGCTTAAAAACGGTTCATGGCGGAGTAACTTTTGCTTTTGCGGATTCTGCATTGGCATTTTCTTCTAACAATATGGGAGATGCAGCAGTTGCGCTCAATTGCATGATTAATTTTACCAAAGCAGTACGTTTAGGAGACACCCTTTTTGCAGAGAGTATTCTCATGGCAGATACCAGAAAAACGGCAGTTTATGATATTACGATTACCAATCAGCATAAAGTGGTGGTCGCAAGTTTCAGAGGAACTGTTTATAAAATTGATAAAAAAGTAGTTGATTTATAA
- the pcaF gene encoding 3-oxoadipyl-CoA thiolase, with translation MKQVYIIDYIRTPIAKFQGGLSEVRADDLAAIVLKEIVKRNPQIPAEEIEDVILGCANQAGEDNRNVARMASLLAELPVKIGGETVNRLCASGMAAISNAYRAIAIGEGDFYIAGGVEQMTRAPYVLSKSAQPFGRDVQLFDSSFGWRFVNPKMKELYGVDGMGETAENLAEIYKISREAQDEFALLSQQKATSAQNSGRLAQEIVNVEVPQKKGEPKIFSQDEFVKPDTTLDKLAKLRPAFKKEGGSVTAGNSSGLNDGAAAMILASEDAVKKYNLKPLAKIISSAVVGVEPRIMGIGPVEATKKALSRANLSLEDMDIIELNEAFAAQALSVLQELGIDAKDERLNPNGGAIALGHPLGMSGTRIVGTAALELQRKNKKYALCTLCIGVGQGYAMIIEKI, from the coding sequence ATGAAACAAGTATACATCATAGATTATATCAGAACACCGATTGCTAAATTTCAAGGAGGCTTATCAGAAGTAAGAGCAGATGATTTAGCAGCCATCGTTTTGAAGGAAATTGTAAAGAGAAATCCACAAATTCCCGCCGAAGAAATAGAAGACGTGATTTTAGGTTGTGCCAATCAAGCTGGAGAAGACAATCGAAATGTAGCAAGAATGGCTTCACTTTTGGCAGAGCTTCCTGTAAAAATTGGAGGAGAAACTGTGAACAGATTATGTGCTTCTGGAATGGCAGCAATTTCCAATGCGTACAGAGCGATTGCAATTGGAGAAGGCGATTTTTACATTGCAGGAGGAGTTGAACAAATGACTAGAGCGCCTTATGTTTTGAGTAAATCAGCTCAACCTTTTGGTAGAGATGTTCAGTTGTTTGATAGCAGTTTTGGATGGAGGTTTGTTAATCCTAAAATGAAAGAACTCTACGGAGTTGATGGAATGGGAGAAACCGCGGAAAATCTAGCCGAAATCTATAAAATTTCCAGAGAAGCGCAAGATGAATTTGCATTACTTTCTCAGCAAAAAGCTACTTCTGCTCAAAATTCAGGAAGATTAGCTCAAGAAATTGTAAACGTAGAAGTTCCACAAAAAAAAGGTGAACCGAAAATTTTTTCACAAGACGAATTTGTAAAACCAGATACTACTTTAGATAAATTAGCGAAGTTAAGACCTGCTTTCAAAAAAGAAGGAGGAAGTGTTACTGCAGGAAATTCTTCTGGCTTAAATGACGGAGCTGCTGCCATGATTTTGGCAAGTGAAGACGCCGTTAAAAAATATAATTTGAAGCCATTGGCAAAAATTATTTCAAGCGCAGTGGTTGGTGTAGAACCTAGAATTATGGGAATAGGTCCAGTAGAAGCGACCAAAAAAGCACTTTCTAGAGCCAATCTTTCGTTGGAAGATATGGATATTATTGAACTCAACGAAGCTTTTGCAGCTCAAGCATTATCAGTTTTACAGGAATTAGGGATTGATGCAAAAGACGAACGATTAAATCCAAATGGTGGCGCGATTGCATTAGGTCATCCTCTCGGAATGTCAGGAACCAGAATTGTAGGAACTGCCGCTTTAGAATTACAGAGAAAAAATAAAAAATATGCACTTTGTACGCTCTGTATCGGAGTCGGACAAGGTTACGCAATGATTATCGAAAAAATTTAA
- a CDS encoding transferase hexapeptide repeat family protein → MANIYSYHGIKPIIKKSAYIHPQAVIIGNVEIGEEVYIGPNAVLRGDWGKIIIKDGANVQENCTLHVFPGIPTILEESAHIGHGAIIHSAHIGKNCLVGMNAVVMDNAKIGDECIIGALSFVPTGFISENRKLIVGSPAKIIREVSDEMIAWKTKGTAIYQELAREGKTAIQPCEPYIEFVEQTPTKIVDYSVWTK, encoded by the coding sequence ATGGCAAATATTTATTCATACCACGGCATAAAACCCATCATCAAAAAATCAGCATACATCCATCCTCAAGCGGTAATTATAGGAAATGTAGAAATTGGGGAAGAAGTATACATCGGTCCTAATGCAGTTTTGCGTGGAGATTGGGGAAAAATCATCATCAAAGACGGCGCAAACGTTCAAGAAAACTGTACGCTTCACGTTTTTCCGGGAATTCCGACTATTTTAGAAGAATCGGCGCATATTGGTCACGGCGCGATTATTCATTCGGCGCACATTGGCAAAAATTGTTTGGTTGGGATGAATGCCGTCGTAATGGACAATGCCAAAATTGGAGACGAATGTATTATTGGTGCGTTGAGTTTTGTTCCCACTGGTTTTATTTCGGAAAATAGAAAATTGATAGTTGGCAGTCCTGCGAAAATTATTCGCGAAGTTTCAGACGAAATGATTGCTTGGAAAACCAAAGGAACCGCTATTTATCAAGAACTGGCTCGTGAAGGAAAAACCGCCATTCAACCATGCGAACCATACATAGAATTTGTAGAACAAACGCCCACCAAAATTGTAGATTACTCCGTTTGGACGAAGTAA
- the paaZ gene encoding phenylacetic acid degradation bifunctional protein PaaZ gives MKLKNYISGQWIEGNGHEIPLYNAVNGELVAISDTSGLDFEEALHFGRTIGYKNLSSMTFYDRGEMLKKIALYLLERKKKYYELSYKTGATHIDSWVDIEGGFGTFFTYSGLAKRMLPNTPFWVDGETQKISANGTHLGTHILTPSEGVSVQINAYNFPVWGMLEKLSTSLLAGVPAVVKPSPYSSYLTNEVFKDMIESGYLPEGAVQLVCGEPGNILDFVKDGDSVVFTGSANTGRKLKALPSISGNAVRFNMEADSLNCSILGLDAKPGTPEFDLFIKEVKNEMTTKAGQKCTAIRRIIVPENLVGDVQNALSKALDQTKIGNPLSRETKMGSIVGKEQMQILEEKVNLLKAETELIYDGKHDLVDANYENGAFFTPKVFYNDKPFEKNISHELEAFGPVSTIMPYKDAEEAAALAKRGKGSLVGSIVSHDEKFVAETSWKMASSHGRIFVLNRDNAKESTGHGSPLPTLMHGGPGRAGGGEEMGGLNGLHFFLQKTAIQGSPDVLTAITKVYTQGAEKKFSDKHPFQKYFEEVEVGDSLETAGRTFTEADIVNFSNVSWDHFYAHTDATSLNGTIFDKTVAHGYFILSAAAGLFVSGKKGPVIANYGLENASFFKPVYAGDTITVYLTAKEKINRGVKGRNIPSGVVKWLVEVVNQREEVVCVATILTLVAKKSPFIELNRRNIQKLLNGLTENTKPNWGKMTAQQMLEHLETTILYSMGEPEAEKCFTPEEHLEKYQDSLYNHRKMPKDFPAPFLPEDGTLPVLKYKNLEQAKEKFLENLQKYQIYYRENPEAEHMHFVFGKLNKEMMELMHRKHFTHHFEQFNLI, from the coding sequence ATGAAACTAAAAAACTACATATCAGGACAATGGATTGAAGGAAACGGCCACGAAATTCCGCTTTACAATGCTGTAAACGGAGAACTGGTTGCCATTTCAGATACTTCGGGACTAGATTTTGAAGAAGCATTGCATTTTGGTAGAACCATAGGTTATAAAAACTTGTCTTCTATGACTTTTTACGACCGTGGAGAAATGCTTAAAAAAATTGCATTGTATCTTTTAGAAAGAAAGAAAAAATATTATGAACTTTCTTACAAAACAGGTGCCACTCATATTGATTCTTGGGTAGATATAGAAGGCGGTTTTGGTACTTTTTTCACCTATTCAGGTTTGGCGAAAAGAATGCTTCCCAATACACCATTTTGGGTAGATGGAGAAACTCAGAAAATTTCTGCCAACGGAACGCATCTCGGAACGCATATTTTGACACCAAGTGAAGGCGTTTCTGTGCAAATCAATGCGTATAATTTTCCAGTTTGGGGAATGTTAGAAAAATTGTCAACATCGCTTTTGGCAGGAGTTCCAGCCGTTGTAAAACCTTCGCCGTACAGTTCTTATCTTACGAATGAAGTTTTCAAAGACATGATAGAAAGCGGTTATCTTCCTGAAGGTGCAGTTCAATTGGTTTGTGGCGAACCAGGCAATATTTTAGATTTTGTAAAAGATGGAGATTCTGTAGTGTTTACAGGCTCCGCAAATACTGGTAGAAAACTGAAAGCGCTTCCATCAATTTCGGGAAATGCAGTTCGTTTCAATATGGAAGCCGATTCTTTGAACTGTTCTATTCTTGGGTTAGATGCCAAACCGGGAACTCCAGAATTTGATTTGTTCATCAAAGAAGTTAAAAATGAAATGACTACAAAAGCAGGACAAAAATGTACGGCAATCCGTAGAATTATTGTTCCTGAAAATTTAGTTGGTGATGTTCAAAATGCGTTATCAAAAGCTCTTGACCAAACAAAAATTGGAAATCCATTAAGCAGAGAAACCAAAATGGGCTCTATTGTTGGAAAAGAACAAATGCAGATTTTAGAAGAAAAAGTAAATCTCTTAAAAGCAGAAACAGAACTCATCTACGATGGAAAGCATGATTTGGTAGATGCAAATTACGAAAACGGAGCTTTCTTTACTCCGAAAGTTTTTTATAATGATAAACCTTTTGAAAAAAATATATCTCACGAACTCGAAGCTTTTGGCCCAGTTTCTACGATTATGCCATACAAAGATGCAGAAGAAGCTGCAGCTTTAGCAAAACGAGGAAAAGGAAGTTTAGTAGGTTCTATTGTTTCTCATGATGAGAAATTTGTGGCAGAAACTTCTTGGAAAATGGCGAGTTCTCATGGTAGAATTTTTGTTTTGAATAGAGATAATGCCAAAGAAAGTACAGGTCACGGTTCTCCGTTGCCAACTTTAATGCATGGTGGTCCTGGTAGAGCTGGAGGTGGCGAAGAAATGGGAGGTTTAAATGGACTTCACTTTTTCCTTCAAAAAACTGCGATTCAGGGTTCGCCAGATGTTTTGACAGCGATTACTAAAGTTTATACACAAGGTGCAGAAAAGAAATTCAGTGATAAACATCCTTTCCAAAAATATTTTGAAGAAGTGGAAGTTGGAGATTCTCTAGAAACCGCAGGAAGAACTTTTACAGAGGCAGATATTGTCAATTTTTCTAATGTTTCTTGGGATCATTTTTATGCACATACAGATGCAACCAGCTTAAATGGAACTATTTTTGACAAAACCGTTGCACACGGATATTTTATCCTTTCTGCAGCGGCTGGTTTATTTGTTTCAGGGAAAAAAGGGCCAGTTATTGCGAATTATGGACTGGAAAATGCAAGTTTTTTTAAACCAGTTTATGCTGGAGATACCATTACCGTTTATTTGACGGCGAAAGAAAAAATCAACAGAGGTGTAAAAGGTAGAAATATTCCAAGTGGAGTAGTAAAATGGTTGGTTGAGGTAGTGAATCAAAGAGAAGAAGTGGTTTGTGTAGCTACCATTTTGACTTTGGTGGCAAAAAAATCTCCTTTCATTGAACTAAATAGAAGAAATATTCAAAAATTATTGAATGGTTTAACTGAAAATACGAAGCCGAATTGGGGTAAAATGACTGCTCAGCAAATGTTGGAACATCTAGAAACAACTATACTGTATAGCATGGGTGAACCAGAAGCTGAGAAATGCTTCACACCAGAAGAGCATTTAGAAAAGTATCAAGATTCTCTATACAATCACCGAAAAATGCCAAAAGATTTTCCTGCGCCGTTCCTTCCAGAAGATGGAACTTTACCAGTGTTGAAGTATAAAAATCTGGAGCAAGCCAAAGAGAAATTTTTAGAAAATCTTCAGAAATATCAGATTTATTATAGAGAAAATCCAGAAGCGGAGCATATGCATTTTGTCTTTGGAAAGCTCAATAAAGAAATGATGGAGTTGATGCACAGAAAACATTTTACGCATCATTTTGAACAATTTAATCTAATTTAA